The sequence actagtcTAGATTTATATCTATCAATGGTTCCATcagcttttcttttaattctataCACCCATTTGCAATCTATTAAATTTATGCCCCTTTTATATGGAACTAAGTGCCAAGTTTTATTTTCAACTAATGCTTTGTACTCATCATTCATAGCATGCTTCCAATCAGGATTTTCTAATGCCATTTGCAAGGTTTCAGGTTCATTAGAAAAGGTGGAAAGACCATACCGAACCGTTCCATCGGTGTAGGTTTTGGGCCTTCTGTTTCCAGTTGTAGATCTGGTGCGGTGCACAGGTACAACAGACGAGTCTGGCGCAGAGGATCCCGGTGCTGTAGTAGTCCCATGGCGTTGTCGAGGAGCCGCGTCGCGTGAGGATTGGCGCCCGCGCGCGGGAGCCGATTCAGTTGGCCCACCTGGCCTGGCGGTTCTCCACCTGGTCGGGAGCCCACGAGCAGGTGCGGCAGCAGATGGCCCACGCGCTGTCGCCGATCGGCCTGTTTCGCTGGACGTGGCAGCAGGAGAGCTGTCCGCCCTTTCGGACACGGAGGAGCCAGGTGATGTGGCGTCCGTTCGTTGGCTGCTGCTGAGCCCGCGAGCATCTTCTGACGCACGACCGGATGGCGACGCGGAACTGGATCCCGAGGGCGATTCTTCCAGGATCTCAGGCGTATCTGTATTGAAGTCCGCGCCATGCATGTCGTCTAGCGGCACGTCCGGAGCATCGCCGTTTGGCTGATTTTGACCATCGTTTTGCATGGGATTTTCTTCTCCATCtagctccttgatacgtctccgacgtatcgataatttcttatgttctatgccatattattgatgatacctacatgttttatgcacactttatgtcatattagtgcattttctggaactaacctattaacaagatgccgaagtgccggctctcgttttctcgctgtttttggtttcgaaatcctagtaacgaaatattctcggaattggacgaaacgaagacccggggccctatttttccacggagcttccggaagaccgaagaacacacgaagtggggccacgaggtggccaggctatagggcggcgcggcccaagccccggccgcgccgacctatagtgtgggcccctcgttagccccccgactctgcccttccgcctacttaaagcctccgtcgcgaaaccccgatgcgaaaaaccacgatacggaaaaccttaccgagacgccgtcgccgccgatcccatctcggggattctggagatctcctccggcaccctgccggagaggggattcatctcccggaggactctacaccgccatggtcgcctccggagtgatgagtgagtagttcacccctggactatgggtccatagcagtagctagatggttgtcttctcctcattgtgcttcattgttggatcttgtgagctgcctaacatgatcaagatcatctatctgtaattctatatgttgtgtttgtcgggatccgatggatagagaataccatgtcatgttaattatcaagttattatacatgtgttgtttatgatcttgcatgctctccgtttctagtagaggctctggccaagtttttacttttaactccaagagggagtacttatgctcgatagtgggttcatgcctgcattgacacctgggacagtgacgtaaagttctaaggttgtgttgtgcttgttgccactagggataaaacattggcgctatgtccgaggatgtagttgttgattacattacgcaccatacttaatgcaattgtccgttgctttgcaacttaataccggagggggttcggacgataacccgaaggtggactttttaggcatagatgcagcttggatggcggtctatgtactttgtcgtaatgcccaattaaatctcactatacttatcatgtcatgtatgtgcattgttatgccctctctatttgtcaattgcccgactgtaatttgttcacccaacatgcttttatcttatgggagagacacctctagtgaattgtggaccccggtccattctttaatactgaaatacaaatctgtcgcaatacttgttttactcgttttctctcgcaaacaatcatcttccacacaatacggttaaccctttgttacagcaagccggtgagattgacaacctcactcgtttcgttggggcaaagtactttggttgtgttgtgcaggttccacgttggcgccggaatctccggtgttgcgccgcactacatcccgccgccatcaaccttcaacgtgcttcttgactcctactggttcgattaaaccttggtttcttatcgagggaaacttgccgctgtgcgcatcacaccttcctcttggggttcccaacggacgtgtcaactacacgcatcaagcaaatttccggcgccgttgtcgggagatcaagacacgctgcaaggggagtctccacttctcaatctctttactttgtttttgtcttgctttattttatttactactttgtttgctgcattatatcaaaacacaaaaaaattagttgctagttttactttatttactgtcttgtttgctatatcgaaaacacaaaaaaattagtttacttgcatttactttatctagtttgctttacttactactgttaaaatggccaaccctgaaaatactaagttgtgtgacttcactagcacaaataataatgatttcttatgcacacatattgctccacctgctactacagcagaattctttgaaattaaacctgctttacttaatcttgtcatgagagagcaattttctagtgttagttctgatgatgctgctgcccatctcaataattttgttgaactatgtgaaatgcaaaagtataaagatgtagatggtgacattataaaattaaaattgttccctttctcattaagaggaagagctaaagattggttgctatctctgcctaagaatagtattgattcctggactaaatgcaaggatgcttttattggtagatattatccccctgctaaaattatatctttgaggagtagcataatgaattttaaacaattagataatgaacatgttgctcaagcttgggaaagaatgaaatctctcggttaaaaattgcccaacccatggactgactacttggatgatcatccaaaccttctatgcaggactaaatttttcttcgcggaatttattggattcagctgctggaggtacctttatgtccatcactcttggtgaagcaacaaagctccttgataatatgatgattaattactctgaatggcacacggaaagagctccacaaggtaagaaggtaaattctcttgaagaatcctcttccttgaatgataaggttgatgctattatgtctatgcttgcgaatgataggactaatgttgatcctaataatgttccattagcttcattggttgcccaagaagaacatgttgatgtaaacttcattaaaaataataatttcaacaacaatgcttatcggaacaattctagtaataactataggccatatccttataataatggtaacggttatgctaattcttatgggaattcttacaacaataataggaacacaccccctggacttgaagccatgcttaaagaatttattagtacacaaactgcctttaacaaatctgttgaggaaaagctcaataaaattgatattcttgtttctagagttgatagtcttgcctccgatgttgatcttttgaaatcgaaagttatgcctaatagggatattgaaaataaaattgttactacagcaaatgccatccaagttagaattaatgagaatataagattaatggctgaactgcgtgctaggtgggatagagaagaaaaggaaaaactagctaaaaaagaagatgtagctaaagtttggactattaccaccactagcaatgctaatgattcatatgttgctgcacctcctactatcaatggtaaaataattggtgttggcaatgcttctactcctagtgcaaagcgcgcaaaattacctgaaactgctaaaactgctgaaactgcttgtgataaaactgctgaaattttttccaaccttggggatgataatcccattgctttagattgtaatgatttagattttgattattgccacatctctgaagttataaagttcttgcaaaaacttgctaagagtcccaatgctagcgctataaatttggctttcacaaaacatattacaaatgctctcataaaagctagagaagagaaattaaaacttgaaacttctattcctagaaagctagaggatggttgggagcccatcattaaaatgagagtcaaaaattttgattgtaatgccttatgtgatcttggtgcaagtatttctgttatgcctaaaaaagtctatgatatgcttgacttgccaccattgaataactgttatttggatgttaatctcgctgataatgctaaaaagaaacctttggggaaagttgataatgttcatattatggttaacaataaccttgtccccgttgattttgttgtcttggatattgaatgcaatgcatcttgccccattatattgggaagaccttttcttcgaaccgttggtgctactattgatatgaaggaaggtaatattaaatatcaatttcctctcaagaaaggtatggaacacttccctagaaagagaatgaaggtaccttatgattctatcattagaacaaattatgatgttgatgcttcatctttcgatgttacttgatacacactttcgcgcctagccgaaaggcgttaaagaaaagcgcttatgggagacaacccatgtttttactccagtatttttgttttatatttgtgtcttggaagttgtttactactgtagcaacctctccttatcttagttttatgttttgttgtgccaagtaaagtctttgatagaaaagtaagtactagatttggattactcgcgcagtttcagaattctttgctgtcacgaatctgggtctatctccctgtaggtagctcagaaaattaagccaatttacgagcatgatcctcagatatgtacgcaactttcattcaatttgagcattttcgtttgagcaagtctggtggcctaataaaatccatctttacggactgttctgttttgacagattctgtcttttatttcgcattgcctcttttgctatgttggatgaatttctttgatccactaatgtccagtagctttatgcaatgtccagaagtgttaagaatgattgtgtcacctctgaacatgtgaatttttattatgcactaaccctctaatgagttgtttcgagtttggtgtggaggaagttttcaaggatcaagagaggagtatgatgcaatatgatcaaggagagtgaaagctctaagcttggggatgccccggtggttcacccctgcatatattaagaagactcaagcgtctaagcttggggatgcccaaggcatccccttcttcatcgacaacattatcaggttcctcccctgaaactatatttttattcggccacatcttatgcactttgcttggagcgtcggtttgtttttgttttttgttttgtttgaataaaatggatcttagcattcactttgtgggagagagacacgctccgctgttgcatatggacaaatatgtccttaggctctactcataatattcatggcgaagtttcttcttcgttaaattgttatatggttggaattggaaaatgatacatgtagtaactctaaaatgtcttggataatttgatacttggcaattgttgtgctcatgtttaagctcttgcatcatatactttgcacccattaatgaagaaatacttagagcttgctaatttggtttgcatatttggtttctctagagtctagataacatctagtattgagttttgaacaacaaggaagacggtatggagtcttataatgtttaccatatgtcttttatgtgagttttgctgtaccgttcatccttgtgtttgtttcaaataaccttgctagcctaaaccttgtatcgagagggaatacttctcatgcatccaaaatccttgagccaaccactatgccatttgtgtccaccatacctacctactacatggtatttatccgccattccaaagtaaattgcttgagtgctacctttaaaattccatcatccacctttgcaatacatagctcatgggacaaatagcttaaaaactattgtggtattgaatatgtacttatgcactttatctcttattaagttgcttgttgagcgataaccatgtttctggggacgccatcaactattctttgctggatatcatgtgagttgctatgcatgtccgtcttgtctgaagcaagagagatctaccaccttcatggttggagcatgcatattgttagagaagaactttgggccgctaactaaagccatgattcatggtggaagtttcagtttggacatatatcctcaatctcatatgagaagaataattgttgccacatgcttatgcattaaataggagtccattatctgttgtccatgttgtcccggtatggatgtctaagttgagaataatcaaaagcgagaaatccaaaatgcgagctttctccttagacctttgtacaggcggcatggaggtaccccattgtgacacttggtcaaaacatgtgcattgcaaagatccggtagtccaagttaattaggacaaggtgcgggcactattagtacactatgcatgagacttgcaacttgtaagatataatgtacataactcatatgctttattactaccgttgacaaaattgtttcatgttttcaaaataaaatctctagcacaaatatagcaatcgatgctttcctctttgaaggaccattctctttacttttatgttgagtcagttcacctatttctctccacctcaagaagcaaacacttgtgtgaaccgtgcattgattcctacatacttgcatattgtacttgttatattactctatgttgacaattatccatgagatatacatgttacaagttgaaagcaaccgctgaaacttaatcttcctttgtgtttcttcaatacctttactttgatttattgctttatgagttaactcttatgcaagacttattaatacttgtcttgaagtactattcatgaaaagtctttgctatatgattcacctgttcactcatgtcatcaccattgttttgatcgctgcatccactacatatgtttacaaatagtatgatcaaggttatgatggcatatcacttcagaaattatctttgttatcgttttacctgctcgggacgagcagaactaagcttggggatgcttgatacgtctccgacgtatcgataatttcttatgttctatgccatattattgatgatacctacatgttttatgcacactttatgtcatattagtgcattttccggaactaacctattaacaagatgccgaagtgccggttctgttttctgctgtttttggtttcggaaatcctagtaacgaaatattctcggaattggacgaaacgaagacccggggccctatttttccacggagcttccggaagaccgaagaacacacgaagtggggccacgaggtggccgggctatagggcggcgcggcccaagccccggccgcgccgacctatagtgtgggcccctcgttagcccccgactcgcccttccgcctacttaaagcctccgtcgcgaaacccccgatgcgaaaaaccacgatacggaaaaccttaccgagacgccgtcgccgccgatcccatctcgggggattccggagatctcctccggcaccctgccggagaggggattcatctcccggaggactctacaccgccatggtcgcctccggagtgatgagtgagtagttcacccctggactatgggtccatagcagtagctagatggttgtcttctcctcattgtgcttcattgttggatcttgtgagctgcctaacatgatcaagatcatctatctgtaattctatatgttgtgtttgtcgggatccgatggatagagaataccatgtcatgttaattatcaagttattatacatgtgttgtttatgatcttgcatgctctccgtttctagtagaggctctggccaattttttacttttaactccaagagggagtacttatgctcgatagtgggttcatgcctgcattgacacctgggacagtgacagaaagttctaaggttgtgttgtgcttgttgccactagggataaaacattggcgctatgtccgaggatgtagttgttgattacattacgcaccatacttaatgcaattgtctgttgctttgcaacttaatactggagggggttcggacgataacctcgaaggtggactttttaggcatagatgcgattggatggcggtctatgtactttgtcgtaatgcccaattaaatctcactatacttatcatgtcatgtatgtgcattgttatgccctctctatttgtcaattgcccgaccgtaatttgttcacccaacatgcttttatcttatgggagagacacctctagtgaactgtggaccccggtccattctttaatactcgaaatacaaatctgctcgcaatacttgttttacttgttttctctgcaaacaatcatcttccacacaatacggttaaccctttgttacagcaagccggtgagattgacaacctcactcgtttcgttggggcaaagtactttggttgtgttgtgcaggttccacgttggcgccggaatctccggtgttgcgccgcactacatcccgccgccatcaaccttcaacgtgcttcttgactcctactggttcgattaaaccttggtttcttactgagggaaacttgccgctgtgcgcatcacaccttcctcttggggttcccaacggacgtgtcaactacacgcatcactcctGGGCCTGGGGAACATTATGAGGCAAAATAACAGCAGGAATATTAGGTGTTGGATCAATGCATTGTTCCTCCCCTTGATCTAATGCCGATGGATTTTGGAGAGAGGAAGGAAGGAGAAGAATTTCTCGCCGGAGGAGAGCACCAGCATTGGGATGAAGCTTGGCAAAGGGAAATACTGTTTCATCAAAGACAACGTCTCGAGACACATAGACACGACCAGTGGACACATCAAGGCATTTCACACCTTTGTGCCTATGACTGTAGCCAAGAAAGACGCATTGTTTGGAACGGAATGCTAACTTCCGTTTGTTGTATGGTCGAAGGTTGGGCCAACAGGCACAACCAAAAACACGTAGAGATGAAAAATCAGGAGATTCATGGAGGAGACGTGTCATAGGTATTTCATTGTCAATGACCGAAGATGGGAGCATGTTGATTAAGTATGTGGCGGTTAaaaaggcttcatcccaaaatttcagTGCCATGGATGCATTTGCAAGCAGTGCTAAGCCCACCTCAACAATGTGGCGATGCTTGCGTTCTGCTGACCCATTTTGTTGATGGGCATGAGGGCAAGACACATGATGTGATATACCCATTTTGGTAAAAAAGGGGTgtagtttttcatattcacctcCCCAATCTGTTTGGATGGCAATGATTTTACTATCAAATTTTCGTTCAACAAGAGCTTGAAAGTTCTGAAAAACTTGAAAAACTTCAGATTTCTTCTTGATGAGATAGATCCATGAAAATTTATTAAAGtcatcaatgaagcttacatagtatgaaAAACGACCAACAGAGGTGGGAGCAGGTCCCCAAACATCGGAGAACACTAACTCTAGTGGCTTAGTGGACATACTAGTGGATCCTGTATAAGGAAGTTGATGACTTTTTGCTCTTTGACATGAATCACACACAAACTCACACCTAGATTCTTTTGAATGAGGAAGCTAAAATTTCCTAAGAATTCTATGAACGATTTTGAAGGAAGGATGACCTAATCGATCATGCCACCGTGTAGCTGAAGGCTTGGTGGCGCTAAGAACTTGTTTATttcccgatgatgatgatgacaccaaTGGATAGAGGCCTCTGTAGCATCTACCTTTAAGAAGTACCTTCTTCGTTTCCAGATCCTTCACATAAAAGTACCAAGGGTGAAATTCAACATAGACATTATTATCTAATGTTAGACGATGAATGGAAACAAGATTTTTTGTAGCACTTGGAACATGAAGGACATTTCGAAGGTGGAGTTGTTTGGATGGggagttaacaaatgcatgaccAACATGACTAATGTCCATACCTGTCCCATAGGCCGCATGGATCTTCTCACGACCATTGTACTTCTCTTTCATGGTGAGCTTCTCGACCTCACCGGTGATGTGATCTGTGGCCCTGGTGTCAGAGTACCAATTTGTATCCACACCGTAGGAGGCGGCGTTTGcacctctttcttcttcctcatcttcatcttcagagTATCGGTACCAACACTTGTATGCAGGGTGGCCCGATTTTCCACAAATCTGGCAGACGATATCGCGGTCCTTGCCGCTTCCTTAGTTGCCGCCGCCACGAcgaccgcctccacggccgccttGCTGATGTCCCTGGCCATGCCCTTGAGCATAGCCAcgaccgccgccacggccgccgcgATAGTTTCCACGGCTGCCACGCCGTCCGCCACGTCCGCGCGCAGCAGAGTTGGCGGAGGACTTCGGATCATTGTCGATGCCGCCGAGGAGGAGATTCATGTGGTTGCCGTAGGAGCTGATCTGCGCGTAGAGCTCGGCGACGATGATCTTGTGATCGGGGTTTGCCCCAATGGCGGCGAAGAGGGGATTATACGGGTCGTCAAGCCCGGCGAGGAGGTACTCCACCACCTCGTCTTCTTCCATGGGGCGGCCTGCTGCTGCAAGCTCATCGGTGATCGCCTTCACCGCGGCGAAGTATTGCGCCGTGGTTTtgccctcctttttggtgttggcGAGCTGCACCCGCAGGTTGGCGATGCGAGTGCGCGATTTGGCGGCGAACATGGACTTGATCGCCAGCCAGACCATCCTCATGCCGATGCAGGAGACGAGGATCTCCTTGGACAGTGATGCCAGCAGGTAGTGAAGGACCTGCTGATCAGTTTGAACCCAGTTTTCATAATCTGGATTGCTCACCTCGGTGCGTTTACCGTCGATGGTGTCGAAGATCGTTTCCGACGGCGCCTTGTTTGTTCCATCGAGGAAACCCATCAGGCGGGCGCCTCTGATGGCAGGGAGGACCTGCGTCTCCCACAGCAGGAAGTTCTCCCTTGTCAGCTTCTCCGACGTGCCCTGTGTCGGTAGCGGGCTGCTCATACcgagggtggaggaggaggagctcatgGTTGGCTTTTCGTGTTTCTAGATGTGTTTTTGGAagactagctctgataccatgtgataaTTCTTGGTTTAACGATGCCTTGGACTCGGCTCGGTTCCGTGTTTATATAGGCCAACATTGGCAGAGATTTACATAATTGTTACAAGAGATAGAGAGAGGGAAAACCGCACAAGATCTTTATCTACAGATGCTTGGTGTGAACATAAAGATAGAAACAACTTAGCTCTATCTAACTAACTATTCTATCTCTAACAGATGCCACGAAATCATGTATTCAGTGTACTCATGCCATGTCTTTGTCTCATTTCAGGTTCCAACATGAAGTGATGAACATTTCTCTTGCTGGGATCGAAGCAATCTTTTCAAGTAATGGCATACGTGTGGAAACTGAAGATGAGATATATTTCTTCATGCTCAAGTGGGCCCGTGCGCGATACTTAGAATCGGATGAAAGACGTGAGATCTTGAGGTCTCGTTTACTTCCGCTGGTACGTTTCAGTCATATGACAGCAACAACGCTGCAGGGGATCCTAACATGCACTGATAATGACATAGACCACGAGGATGTTACTAAGCGCGTTACTGACGTACTTCTATACAAAGGTTACCAAACGGACCTTGCATATTACATTCCAGCAGGCACAGTACCATGTGTGCAGTTTTGTGGAGAAGGTTGCGAGATCAAACCTGTGAAAGTGGTTGGGTTTGACGGACCCTACCCGGAGGTTATTGTTTACTTGGATCTAACGCGTGAGGAGTGCTCCCGACTCTTCCCGTCTGGAGATATCTGCTTGCACCGCTTCCATCTCGCAGGGTGGGGCTTTTATCTCAAGGCAAGCTGTGAAGTGGATGAGCAGGGTAAGTTGCACAGCTTTGGCCTTCGGTTAGGAACCTCTGAGAATCCGAAGGGGTCAACATTCCTGGCAGTAGATTGCGATTTCGCTGCAAGAACAAAACCACCAGGAAAATTTGTGAGCAAGCTCGACGATACGGTTACCTTCACCATTGATCGCACGGAGGTATGCTATAATATTTTTGGAATTCCATGGTCGACGTTCATTGCTGACGACAGCCTCTTCGTCAAGGGAGTGTTGCGTCTGAGTGTTGATTTGATGGTGGTGGAGCAGCCTACGTTACAGGCACGGCACTATCTTACTTAGCAAAGTTCATGTACGAAGTATGTGAATCATTAGTCGCTTCAGTGTGTCTTCAGTTTTAATATGAGGGTTTTGTTGGTTATAGAGAATTGGTGCAGTCTCTTACCTTACAATGGAAGTTGGAGACTGAGGCACAAAGTcctttttttttatctattttctTTCTTAACAAACGTATGCATCTTTCCTTCTTGTTCAACGTTCTCAATATACATATAGTTGTCTTCTCCATGATTAACAGCCAAAATCACTAACCTGATATATTGCTCGACTAATTGTAAGTAAGCTGGTGAACCCATGCTCAAATTTGGTGGATGGCCTGGCCTCTGATGTAAAGTCAGAACTGGAGCAGTGCATTTCTTTTTCTCAAACACACTAGGAACCTATAAATTTAATTCGGAAGAAAGTGCCAAGATAACTCCATCGTTACAAAGATTTATAAGATGCTCAATGCACCCACCAATGGCGAGGATCAAAAAACGGAAATAAAACAAGGTCATCCACACCATACCAATGAACCTACGACCACAAGTACATGGAACTCGCCTTGCTCAACCTGGGAGGTGATGTTGAAATGATCGTTCAGTTCTGCTTCAAAACCAATCCTGCGACAAAGTGTGATTCCATATCTTCGACTCCTCGCTGGAGTCCACTACCTGCAGGTATGGTCTATATGCATGTTGATGCCGCCCTCTTCCCGACTGAGCGTCTGATGGGTGGGGGGCAGTTCTTCGTGATCACAATGGTGGCTTCAACCTTTCTTACAACGAAGGTATCGACGAGTTTCCTTCGCCTGAGCTTGCTAAAGCACTAGCCATTAGGAGGACGTTGGTAGTGCTGAAAGACCATGGATACTTGAACACGATATTGGTCTCAGATTGTTTATCTATCATCCAACGCATTTTCTTCGCCAGGTCGGGACAGGTCATTGGTCGGCATTGTGGTGAGCGATATCAAGTCCTTGTCGGAAGGTTTCACGTGTTCTTTCAAACATA comes from Lolium rigidum isolate FL_2022 unplaced genomic scaffold, APGP_CSIRO_Lrig_0.1 contig_1215_1, whole genome shotgun sequence and encodes:
- the LOC124680297 gene encoding BTB/POZ domain-containing protein POB1-like — its product is MELLNLSHRAVVPSFDVGGGSIGDLRKDKVRLPFRISDSEKNAVMELLRYTCSGKLTTTDPAFLLDILMAAEKLKVPTCMRHCSEILSSLPMTTESALLYIEHPCSNSSAPEVQRAMGVAKEFLANKYRDLTAFQHEVMNISLAGIEAIFSSNGIRVETEDEIYFFMLKWARARYLESDERREILRSRLLPLVRFSHMTATTLQGILTCTDNDIDHEDVTKRVTDVLLYKGYQTDLAYYIPAGTVPCVQFCGEGCEIKPVKVVGFDGPYPEVIVYLDLTREECSRLFPSGDICLHRFHLAGWGFYLKASCEVDEQGKLHSFGLRLGTSENPKGSTFLAVDCDFAARTKPPGKFVSKLDDTVTFTIDRTEVCYNIFGIPWSTFIADDSLFVKGVLRLSVDLMVVEQPTLQARHYLT